The proteins below come from a single Etheostoma spectabile isolate EspeVRDwgs_2016 chromosome 4, UIUC_Espe_1.0, whole genome shotgun sequence genomic window:
- the h1m gene encoding linker histone H1M — MPPKKPAADFADPPAPSSSEAAEEAKTDAAALRKLTAHPSTAIMVKEALKALDTRKGVSSPAIQNYIKQKYPSVDLVRLKHFVRKALNKGLETGTLVRPANSTVTTGAKGKFRLAPKVKEAKPKAENVDPNEQNAAKDGAKKPKKTGTTKKKDTANEEAKSPEVLPKRSKKEKEAIPKAAPAKKPKAKKAAEKVDLAVSDSAKTKVAKTTNEAKAGNATRSKAAKAGSDTPAAKATGKRGKKTAE; from the exons ATGCCTCCTAAAAAGCCAGCAGCAGACTTTGCTGATCCACCTGCGCCGTCCTCCAGTGAAGCCGCGGAGGAAGCGAAAA CAGATGCCGCGGCGCTGCGTAAACTTACAGCTCATCCTTCCACAGCAATTATGGTGAAAGAAGCACTTAAAGCGTTGGACACGCGCAAAGGGGTTTCATCCCCAGCGATCCAGAATTACATTAAACAGAAATACCCCTCTGTGGATTTGGTAAGGCTGAAGCACTTTGTCCGTAAAGCCCTGAACAAAGGACTGGAGACTGGCACGTTGGTGCGTCCTGCTAACTCCACTGTCACTACAGGCGCTAAGGGAAAATTTAGG CTTGCACCAAAAGTCAAGGAGGCAAAGCCCAAAGCTGAGAACGTGGACCCCAATGAGCAAAACGCAGCCAAGGATGGAGCCAAGAAGCCCAAAAAAACAG GTACCACGAAGAAGAAAGACACTGCCAATGAAGAGGCCAAGTCCCCAGAG GTGCTTCCCAAAAGGtctaagaaagaaaaagaggcaaTCCCAAAGGCTgctccagcaaagaagccaaaAGCTAAAAAAGCTGCAGAAAAGGTTGACTTGGCAGTCTCTGATTCAGCCAAAACTAAAGTAGCAAAGACCACCAACGAGGCGAAGGCAGGAAATGCGACTCGGAGCAAGGCTGCTAAAGCAGGCAGCGACACTCCTGCTGCTAAAGCAACGGGGAAACGAGGAAAGAAGACTGCAgagtaa